From the Nodularia sp. NIES-3585 genome, one window contains:
- the kdpB gene encoding potassium-transporting ATPase subunit KdpB: MQTTQPRKKRKHKPQTKPSGLYTRAFQQAFAKLSPGNMIKNPVMFVVWLGTIVTALMTIAPNIFGPTPGENPRLFNGLITLILFSTLVFANFAEAVAEGRGKAQADALRSAKSDAKAKKILPDGSLQEVSSTALGCGDTIKVTAGDIIPADGEVIKGVASVDESAITGESAPVLKEPGSDIASSVTGGTRITSDELIIRVTNDPGQGFLDRMISLVEGASRSKTPNEIALTVLLAVLTQVFLVVIATLPTVSVYVNSPISIAVLIALLVALIPTTIGGLLSAIGIAGMDRVAQFNVIATSGRAVEACGDINTLILDKTGTITLGNRLAEEFIPVNNYAIADVAQVALASSVFDETPEGKSIVKLAEKLGAKLDFDTKQAEGIEFSAKTRMSGTDLSNGVEIRKGAVDAIKGFVRSRQGKLTPELDTAFERISRLGGTPLALCKNNDIYGVIYLKDIIKPGIRERFDQMRRMGIKTIMLTGDNRITASVIAAEAGVDDFIAEATPEDKIEVIKTEQAQGKLVAMTGDGTNDAPALAQANVGVAMNTGTQAAKEAANMVDLDSDPTKLIDIVTIGKQLLITRGALTTFSIANDIAKYFAILPAIFSGIGVSALNIMGLASTQSAVLSALIYNALIIPALIPLALTGVKFRPLTADQLLQRNIFIYGFGGVIAPFIAIKIIDLFITTIGLA, from the coding sequence ATGCAAACAACACAACCGCGAAAAAAACGCAAACATAAACCCCAAACCAAACCAAGCGGACTCTACACACGAGCATTTCAACAAGCATTTGCCAAACTATCCCCAGGTAACATGATCAAAAATCCAGTCATGTTCGTAGTTTGGCTAGGTACAATCGTCACAGCATTGATGACAATTGCACCGAACATATTTGGCCCCACACCAGGAGAAAATCCGCGATTATTCAACGGACTGATCACCCTAATATTATTCTCAACCCTTGTCTTTGCCAACTTTGCCGAAGCCGTAGCCGAAGGAAGAGGGAAAGCTCAAGCAGATGCCTTGCGATCGGCAAAATCCGATGCCAAAGCCAAAAAAATTCTCCCCGATGGTTCCCTCCAAGAAGTAAGTTCCACAGCCTTAGGTTGCGGTGACACAATCAAAGTAACTGCTGGTGATATCATCCCCGCCGACGGTGAAGTAATCAAAGGTGTAGCTTCCGTGGATGAATCAGCAATTACAGGAGAATCAGCACCAGTATTAAAAGAACCAGGTTCAGACATTGCCAGTTCAGTCACCGGAGGAACGCGTATCACCTCCGACGAACTGATAATTAGGGTGACTAACGACCCAGGACAAGGCTTTCTTGACCGAATGATTAGTTTAGTAGAAGGTGCTTCCCGCAGCAAAACACCCAATGAAATTGCTTTAACAGTATTGCTGGCAGTTCTCACTCAGGTATTTTTAGTTGTCATCGCCACACTACCTACAGTGTCAGTCTACGTCAACTCACCCATAAGTATTGCCGTACTCATCGCCTTATTAGTAGCTTTAATTCCCACCACCATCGGCGGATTATTAAGTGCTATTGGTATTGCCGGCATGGATAGAGTCGCCCAATTTAATGTCATTGCCACCTCTGGAAGGGCGGTGGAAGCCTGCGGAGATATCAACACCCTCATTTTAGACAAAACAGGTACGATTACCTTGGGAAACCGCTTGGCAGAAGAATTTATTCCGGTCAACAATTATGCAATAGCAGATGTAGCGCAAGTTGCCCTAGCATCGAGTGTATTTGATGAAACCCCAGAAGGCAAATCAATTGTCAAACTGGCAGAGAAATTAGGGGCAAAATTAGATTTTGACACCAAGCAAGCAGAAGGTATCGAATTTTCTGCCAAAACCCGCATGAGTGGTACTGACTTATCCAATGGGGTAGAAATTCGTAAAGGTGCAGTAGATGCCATTAAAGGCTTTGTTCGTTCTCGCCAAGGAAAATTAACACCTGAACTTGATACCGCTTTTGAGCGAATTTCTCGCTTAGGTGGTACTCCCTTAGCACTTTGTAAAAATAATGATATCTACGGTGTAATTTATCTCAAAGATATTATTAAACCGGGGATTCGGGAACGGTTTGACCAAATGCGACGCATGGGAATTAAAACCATTATGCTCACAGGAGATAACCGAATTACTGCATCTGTAATTGCCGCAGAAGCCGGAGTAGATGACTTTATTGCCGAAGCCACACCAGAAGACAAAATTGAAGTCATAAAAACTGAACAAGCCCAAGGCAAACTCGTAGCCATGACTGGAGATGGTACAAACGATGCCCCAGCCCTAGCTCAAGCAAATGTAGGCGTGGCGATGAATACAGGTACTCAAGCAGCCAAAGAAGCTGCTAACATGGTAGACCTAGATTCTGACCCCACCAAGTTAATTGATATCGTCACCATTGGGAAACAACTACTAATTACCCGTGGCGCACTCACCACCTTTTCCATAGCCAACGATATCGCCAAATACTTCGCCATCCTTCCCGCCATCTTCTCAGGAATTGGCGTTAGCGCTCTCAATATAATGGGTTTAGCAAGTACCCAATCAGCAGTTTTATCAGCCCTAATTTATAACGCCTTAATCATTCCCGCACTCATCCCCCTAGCACTAACTGGCGTAAAATTTCGACCATTAACCGCCGACCAACTCCTACAACGGAACATATTCATCTATGGATTTGGCGGCGTAATAGCACCCTTCATAGCCATCAAAATCATAGACCTTTTCATCACAACCAT